aGCACagcaaatatataagaaaaacacTTACTGCAACGGCTAATGCTTGATCCAAATCGGCTATAAGATCATTGATAGATTCCACTCCTACAGATAATCTGATTAAATTATCACTTATTCCTAATTTTTCTCTCTGATCACTAGGCACTGATGCATGAGTCATTAGAGAGCTAAATTAAAagaacagaattatttaaaaataattggacaTGCTCCACAAATAACTTAAATTCAAgacaataaaattatacatatatctcGGCTGTGAATTTgtcatttaattgaataaatgttCACAtcacatcaaaatataaaattttattatttttaaagctaagaggaaattggggggggggggggatgagcCTCTTAACTTATGTTAGGATCTTGGATTTTAAAAGCACTGGAGGACATCAGTAGAAAGTGctcataaatctttattttgaaaaaattcagtaattcactTTTGATAAGTATTCTTTAAAGtcagttaaattttattcattctcaaaagtataaaaatttaatattaagaaatggaATCCTTAGTTAACATCAAATTAATTATGCAACTACGAGATAAATTACATGCAAAAAGAATCGTATGAAAATTAATAGTACAGAAcagtcaattttaaatttaaaaacaacataataaaattatttttcttagcattgttTTGTACGTAGAAACCTCTTCCTTATTCATAATACaagtttcaatgaaattttatatttttaaatgcatttgaagaAGGATGAATTCGTCTCCTAGTATATCTTACatgtttaattctaaatatataaagcatttaaagaaTTGCTTAGTATTATCTTTACTGTAAGACAATTATCactaacaaaaatgtttaaaaataatgtaggGTCTAAAAAAAGAGATTTCAGCTTCATATTACAATCATAATGATATAAACTACgcaaaatttccaaaacattcCATCCAATCCATACAACAGCAtactgctttaaaattaaaacacattgctttttaaatatccaagttaaatatagatataaatttttaataaaggaaatataatcAGCATTTTAAATCATGAATGTCATAAAggacaataaaaataacatttttaatataaatttttagacttaattttgaattttctttataaaatcaacTTACGGTATTTCAGCAAGACTTTCGACAGATCCTAAGCTTTCTGCTAATAGGAACACtttcaaacttttaatgaatttttgagcCTCTGTAAGTCCACCCTTGATGTAAAATGAAACCATTCCACTAGTACCAGTACATTGTCTCTGTGCCAATTCATATTGTGGATAACTTTTCAAGCCTAAAATTTGCATTAcaatgtaaaatcaaaattatataatcttcACAAAGCAGGACTGTCAATAAATGACATCATATAACATGTGTGATATGATATttatgatgataattttaaaaaacagctcTGTAGGTCAGACTGCTAAagctatagctaccaaatttaacATGTACAAGAAATTAACACTAAGAAAGtggttttccaattttttaattgactttaaCCTTTTCTTCCACTTATTatgaagaatattgaataaaaattatttttgaacaactttaaaattctaaaaaggaacttttaagtggcatcaattttattttcctaagtttctgtaattttaataaatttagaaacatattttgaaatttatttataaaaatacttttctttaattattgggTTTATACATCTATGCATTGAGATAAtattctacacatttttattctGTGCACAttattgtttctaaatatttaagaacatattttaaaaataaaaatagattaatcaaACCTAAAACATAACTATGCTATGATGTCCCAAGCACAATGcttgatttacttttaaaatcttttttattcagcAGCAGGtttcaatataaaaagatttataacaaGGCTTCTTAAACTGTAAATTGCAACACTAAATGAGTAACAAAATACTAGTAtgggaaaaaactttttaaagattttcttttaaattcagaaacaaatatatatttgaaaattatctagATTTAAAATGCTCCatttaattttgacaaataaatattttaaatgattttctgtcTTAATGtatcaatatatgaaatatgcaggtagaaaaatatttaaaaagtttgacgcagaaattttaagtattttccatattttagtcCAATATAAATTCATAACTTGTTTTGAAGCTACTTAAGCATTTACTTaatccaaagtttttttttaattgggagAAATATTActcatacattaaaaaatttaggtattatattatttctatatgtaATGAATAGTTTAAGTACATAAATAtacattcaaaatgaaaattttttatttgaataagttattttaataatatattaaaatatttttaaaatacagaaacaaaataaatacaaaattttcaattaacagttaaattttaaaaatttaatgcataagaagaatttatatcacatttatgaatttaaaaaaatggggaGGAGGGGTATTTTTACACATAAgtcgctttattttaatttaaaagaataggCAACATACAAGAAAAATGATGAAAGACAAGAGCACAAAGAAGAGCATTTAACAAAagtgaaattcattaaaagatggtaatgatatatatatatatatatatatatatacttaccaGGATACAGAACTCTTTCAACTGCCTTATGTTGTTCTAAAAATTCAGCAACTTTTTGTCCATTCTGCATATGCCTTTCCATCCTTAAATGCAATGTTTTTAAGCCCCTGTTTACCAAGAAACAGTCAAATGGTGAAGGCACAGTACCTAAAgctagaaagaaaattaaatctcaggttataattacttaaaatataaaaacaccttaaaagagaaaatttaaatatcattatagaTCCTATTATGATGTATTAAaaccatattatgttaaaaaaaatcagatataaatgtcaaatatattatgtttctagatattttaaattttctaggaGAGGGTGGGgcataaattcaaaacattatgatGGAATTCCAAACAAATATATCATCACTGTATAGATTACATAATAACATCATCTTTACTCTCCTACCAAAGCACTTTGAAAAGTAATTCGAAACAACTGATCATTTCTTTACACTTACAGTGATTCATTACTTTAGCTTAATAGCCACAACATACGAAAATATAgcttttaatacaaacatttatatattttatatgcaataaaacCTTGGCAAGAATAATATTCTTCATTATATAGTTTTTAGAATGCAGGTAAATAAATATGAATCGACATATTTATTTAccttatttcagaattaaacatgtgaaaaaagtttttaattgaaaagaaaagtaagtTTTGTCATTTGGTAggttaaataatttgcaaaaataaaagttatttacttttataCAGCTATACACTAATATACTATATTAAAAGCTGTTTAcccaaaatatatgcaataatatgaaatatgtatatgatataatcaagtatttatacaatttattttatattcatttatgttAAGCTTACAATTCTgataatacttcatttttttgtaGAGTTCTTCATCACTTGTAGCAAGAGCTCCCATGACAACATCAGAATGGCCTAATAACAGAGGTATTGATGTAGATAAgcataagtgaaataaaaaagatattttcgaaACTGTTCCGAAATATACtcattgaaagagaaaaaatatatatatattggcatgataaaaatatttatgattgttatgattataaaattctataccATCACTACTAACaataaaaatcgaatatattttaaaaaatactcaataGTAAAGTACTTAAAATTCCTAatcattatatttacattaataaaaaaaaaaacttaaaaacattagtaatacaatagtttttaataactaaataaaatttaagcaaaattagaaaagtttttttttttttttttttttttttttttttttttttttacaaaatatggttTGGATTGCAACTTTTGCAAATAtagtacagtaaaaaaaaaaaaaaaaaaaatgttgaaaataaacttgaaaaataatagcaacaaatttgaaaatttttgataatacatatttgtattaataaatacactgaaagaaaataaaagagtttaaaGTATGATAAATATAAAGACAGATTAAATTCATACCATTAATATACTTAGACAGGGAATGAATAACAATATGAGCACCATGATCAAGTGGtttctataaaaaagaataaaacaaaaattataaaattatattaagaaaaaacagAATAGAATTCACATAATCTGACTGCTCTTATGATATGAATTTCTAAAGAAAGAATACAAGTATTGTTTGTTCATAATATAtagaaagatgtttttttttttttttttttcctccagcaTGGCATGAGATaccaaaattaaatgttaaatatgctCACATCTTCTCTAGACAAAATTTATCCgtgttctaataaaaatatacaaatagatagttataaatttcatttgcttgtagaaattgtttttttaggaataatttaaGGATTAGTTGATTCTTCtcattataaaattgttataaaaaaaaaaaaaacctccacaATCtctattatatatcaaaattatttttttcattttcttttttaaattaatacataaaaaaatgtattatatattcattcaaaacaaaatattttaaccatgctgtaataaaaactcaatattaagatatagatttttaatataaaattaaatctggaTAATTATGATTTACTATTTTCtacaattaattcatttctatatGAAAGACAAAGCAAAATctgttaatttatctttttttttctagattacaATAGATGAAATTcctatttataatgcaaaaattttttaacctataaatattaactttttaccattaataaaaattttagaatattcttttttaaaaaaaaatctgatatcagAACATCTATTTACTAATATcaagagaaatatattaataaagtctgttaatagaataaacaaaaaagtatGTACTTGGAAAAATGGTGACATAAAAGTATTATCTACAACATAAACAATTTCAGGATGATTTTTCAATATCTTAGAAACACCATCAAGATCAACCATCTTCATCGTTGGATTAGTTGGAGTTTCAATCCAAACCATCtgcaacaaaaacattttatgaaaaatctatgGCAAGAAATGGTGATGtagagatatataaaattaattcaaagtatTGCAGGAAACAATATTgagatgaaattaataataaaataatatgctccTATCAATCCCTAAATGGTGTAGCTTgcaggaagtaaaaaaaaagcatgaatcaATTACTATAAGCAAGTACTTTTTAAGTTGGTACAAATAAGTGTTATAGcactatttaatataaattttcagttttaattaaaaaactttttaaataatatatcacatAGGAGAAAAGTATATTAtcttgatatattatatatacatatagtctaaattattcttttatccaGAGATGGCCTTAAATATAGGAATGGAAATTTGGATATGTACTCAATAAATCAGAGAATAACAGAAAAGATTAAGTAATCTaatcaaaaaatgtcaaaattggtATACAGGTGGCAAGGGTGACATGATATATCAACTACTAGTGTTAATTTGAAAAGAACACCAAACAAGGGCCAACTATggatgaaaatattagaatttctatGTCAATGATTTTGatggaatttagaaataaaactgcCCATGACAGATAtgcgaatgaaatttttttttatttatatatttcttttccttaaatgtgagaagctaatttaaaataggttcattacaaaaacaatataaataaaattcacagaAATTTCCTTAtcccattaattatttttttcttttgttccctAAAAACTATGATTAGGGAAAGGATACAAATGATGATAATCATTACATCCAAGAGAgctcagtttttaaaaactataaagatACAAAACTGGATGGTGGTATGCATCCTTTAAGTATTAGTCTTAAgtactaaaatatcaaaattaaatattaatatttagcacttacttttataaattaaaatggaagatgaattaaaaatgagGCATTATATATCATCAACTTTTACaatgtttaaaagaatgtttaagaaaatctagctttttttttttattattatttatttattctttttcaagtgCCCATTATATTCTATAGATACAAACTttccattcaaaattataattattgttactTTCATAAGATCAGGAAAtaagtttctgaatttttcagtCATGTCTAAAGGTCAAtgcagtattaaaaataataatgtacaaAAGAATCTGAAAAGGGTACTTTGGAATTATCCTGTCGACCTGACAATGCTTGCAAAAATACACCTCTCCTTTTTCTACCTTTTGGCGATAATATCAGGTTTGGCAAAAATGGTTGATGGGATAATCCCAAAATACCTTGAAAAGTAACTGCCCAGTAAAAAAAACCTTGAATATGAAGgtgattaagattattttatgacaacatataaaaaatatataatttaacacacTTCATAGCAAACACTAAATCATATATAGTctagtatataaaatatcatatgttATGCATACCATATATCAAAAACTATACACTTGACTTGTTTTCAAAGTACTAAACaaactgcaaatatttaattttacaatataactTAGCTTTAAACatgcaattaataaaagttttaacaagcATGAATGCagttaactaataaaataagCATACTCTAGTATTAGGCTTGATAGCATTTTCAACATTCTTTAAGTCACGCATATCTACAAATGATGTTTCAATTCCCATATTAGCAGCACAGGTTCTGAAAAGTCTGTTAGTTCCTACATGGAGAAAAAAGGTTTTctctttactttaaaaagtaattcaatatgaaataatatttttaaattatattgctttATACTTAGGTTTTGCAAGTATTTAAGATTAAGTTTCCAaagtttgagaaaaatgtatctaatataaaatataccttTTGTGCCAaacataataatctttttaatcaaattgaaagtgatatttattatttatcctcCATAAAGTATTGATGTTATTTTTGTGATAATGTGGCAATTATTATAGACAGACAATAAATGatagtattttatgaaaatattctctAGTGACTAAAACATGTTTACATATTAATatggaacaaataaaaattgaggataaaatttttaaaaaatcaaaaataattaaacaaaagtaaaagtttttcttcaaaaaagcttaaaatatataaaatataacatgaaaatatcattttagtaTAGTATATGAAACAACATGaaccatttctaaaaaaataccaagaaaaagttttataaaatcatttaattaatatgatatagcatagagaaataattaacttcaaataattctttttcatccTTATTTACAAACTAACTAccacatgaaatataaaataaccagTTAAATGAATAAGTGATATTccaatacataaaaataagtaattatatttcaatttttttacaaaattgttcaTTTGACAGACAAGACAAGAGCCAAATTGGAAATCCAATAGAagttaaagataatatttttaagcaatatgagcatattaactcattttaatttcaattagttcTTTAACTGTATATTGATGATATGGTTATAAAGAAATCATAACAATTAGATCCATATTTCCTAAATTGGATTGTTATTAATACCTTTATTTGATGAATGCATGCTTTTTtctataatgaatataaattttcacacaaaaaattacattatatataaatctatataaatgagGAAAGGAAT
The Argiope bruennichi chromosome 6, qqArgBrue1.1, whole genome shotgun sequence DNA segment above includes these coding regions:
- the LOC129972753 gene encoding cystathionine gamma-lyase-like, giving the protein MSPPMTEFATRAIHDGQDPQKWSHKAVIPPISLATTFQQHAPAEHSGFEYSRSGNPTRQCLEESLASLENAKYALCFASGLAATLSTTYLLKTGDHIICFDDLYGGTNRLFRTCAANMGIETSFVDMRDLKNVENAIKPNTRMVWIETPTNPTMKMVDLDGVSKILKNHPEIVYVVDNTFMSPFFQKPLDHGAHIVIHSLSKYINGHSDVVMGALATSDEELYKKMKYYQNSLGTVPSPFDCFLVNRGLKTLHLRMERHMQNGQKVAEFLEQHKAVERVLYPGLKSYPQYELAQRQCTGTSGMVSFYIKGGLTEAQKFIKSLKVFLLAESLGSVESLAEIPSLMTHASVPSDQREKLGISDNLIRLSVGVESINDLIADLDQALAVAQKP